The following coding sequences lie in one Tepidimicrobium xylanilyticum genomic window:
- a CDS encoding radical SAM protein: MIKAPIRRIIAHSLVDGLGNRTAIFLQGCNLKCAYCHNPETQKIYTELSSKEIKWMTAEEVFKEVEKNIPFIRGITASGGECILYPEFLTELFTLGRKAGLSCLIDTNGTIDLSKYPGLMKVSNGVMIDVKAWDEEKFKRLTGGSNKIVKKNLRFLADVDKLEEIRIVCIEEVVDTEEILKGIKASIGEKINSTNLRLIKFRNHGVIGRLKDTSSPTDEYMNRLKEIALKIGFKKVKMS; this comes from the coding sequence ATGATAAAGGCTCCCATTCGAAGAATAATTGCCCATAGCTTAGTAGATGGATTAGGGAATCGTACTGCAATATTTTTACAAGGTTGTAATCTTAAATGTGCTTATTGCCATAATCCTGAAACGCAAAAAATATATACAGAACTTTCTTCTAAAGAAATAAAGTGGATGACAGCGGAAGAAGTATTTAAAGAAGTAGAGAAGAACATACCATTTATCCGAGGAATTACCGCCTCAGGAGGAGAATGTATTTTATATCCTGAATTTTTAACGGAATTGTTTACTTTAGGAAGAAAGGCAGGATTATCCTGTCTAATCGATACTAATGGAACCATAGATTTATCTAAATATCCAGGACTTATGAAAGTAAGTAATGGCGTTATGATTGATGTAAAGGCTTGGGATGAAGAAAAATTTAAAAGATTAACAGGTGGAAGCAATAAAATTGTAAAAAAGAATTTAAGATTTTTAGCAGATGTTGATAAACTCGAAGAAATAAGAATTGTATGTATTGAAGAAGTAGTAGATACTGAAGAAATATTAAAAGGAATAAAGGCTAGCATTGGGGAGAAAATTAATAGTACTAATTTAAGACTAATAAAATTTAGGAACCATGGTGTCATAGGAAGGCTAAAAGATACTAGTAGTCCAACTGATGAGTATATGAATAGATTAAAAGAAATAGCGCTAAAAATCGGTTTTAAAAAAGTCAAAATGAGCTAA